Proteins encoded by one window of Amaranthus tricolor cultivar Red isolate AtriRed21 chromosome 4, ASM2621246v1, whole genome shotgun sequence:
- the LOC130811351 gene encoding mitogen-activated protein kinase homolog MMK2 isoform X1, with the protein MEQNMRGVPTHGGRYVQYNLYGNLFEVSSKYVPPLRPVGRGAYGIVCAAVNSETQEEVAIKKVSKAFHNRIDAKRILREIKLLRHMNHDNVISLRDIIRPPQKENFNDVYMVNELMDTDLHQIIRSNQGLTDDHCRYFLYQILRGLKYIHSANVLHRDLKPSNLLLNANCDLKIADFGLARTTSETDFMTEYVVTRWYRAPELLLNCSEYTAAIDIWSVGCILGEIMTREPLFPGKDYIHQLKLITELIGSPDDASIGFLQSDHARRYVRQLPQHPKQSFTAKFPNASPMALDLLDKMLVFDPSKRITVSEALRHPYLAPLHDINEEPVCQQPFNFDFEHSSFTEEHIKELIWRESVLFNPDPPTY; encoded by the exons atgGAGCAGAATATGAGAGGAGTGCCTACTCATGGAGGAAGATATGTGCAGTATAATTTGTATGGAAACTTATTCGAAGTTTCTAGTAAATATGTTCCTCCTCTTCGTCCGGTTGGTCGTGGTGCTTACGGTATTGTGTG TGCTGCAGTCAATTCAGAGACTCAAGAAGAAGTTGCAATCAAGAAGGTCAGCAAGGCATTTCATAACCGAATAGACGCCAAAAGAATACTCCGTGAAATCAAACTACTTCGCCACATGAACCATGACAAT GTTATTTCCCTTCGGGACATAATACGGCCTCCACAGAAAGAGAACTTCAATGATGTTTATATGGTTAACGAATTGATGGATACCGATCTTCACCAAATTATACGATCCAACCAGGGGTTAACTGATGATCATTGCCGG TATTTCCTTTATCAAATATTACGAGGCTTGAAGTACATTCACTCCGCCAATGTGCTGCACCGTGATCTGAAACCAAGCAACTTGTTATTGAACGCAAATTGTGACCTTAAAATCGCAGACTTTGGACTTGCCAGAACAACTTCTGAAACCGATTTCATGACAGAATATGTTGTCACCCGGTGGTATCGAGCACCAGAATTACTTTTGAATTGTTCAGAGTATACCGCGGCAATTGATATCTGGTCGGTTGGATGCATACTTGGGGAAATCATGACCCGAGAACCCCTTTTCCCCGGAAAGGATTATATTCATCAACTTAAACTTATTACTGAG CTCATAGGTTCACCCGATGATGCCAGTATAGGGTTCCTACAGAGTGACCATGCTCGAAGATATGTTAGACAGCTACCACAGCATCCGAAGCAATCTTTCACGGCTAAATTCCCAAATGCTTCTCCTATGGCTTTAGATTTACTAGATAAAATGCTCGTCTTTGATCCCAGCAAGCGAATAACAG TAAGTGAGGCACTCCGTCATCCCTACCTTGCCCCTCTACACGACATAAACGAAGAACCCGTTTGCCAACAACCcttcaattttgattttgagcATTCATCTTTCACCGAGGAGCACATCAAGGAGCTAATTTGGAGGGAGTCGGTGTTATTCAACCCGGATCCTCCTACGTATTAA
- the LOC130811351 gene encoding mitogen-activated protein kinase homolog MMK2 isoform X2, with the protein MEQNMRGVPTHGGRYVQYNLYGNLFEVSSKYVPPLRPVGRGAYGIVCAAVNSETQEEVAIKKVSKAFHNRIDAKRILREIKLLRHMNHDNYFLYQILRGLKYIHSANVLHRDLKPSNLLLNANCDLKIADFGLARTTSETDFMTEYVVTRWYRAPELLLNCSEYTAAIDIWSVGCILGEIMTREPLFPGKDYIHQLKLITELIGSPDDASIGFLQSDHARRYVRQLPQHPKQSFTAKFPNASPMALDLLDKMLVFDPSKRITVSEALRHPYLAPLHDINEEPVCQQPFNFDFEHSSFTEEHIKELIWRESVLFNPDPPTY; encoded by the exons atgGAGCAGAATATGAGAGGAGTGCCTACTCATGGAGGAAGATATGTGCAGTATAATTTGTATGGAAACTTATTCGAAGTTTCTAGTAAATATGTTCCTCCTCTTCGTCCGGTTGGTCGTGGTGCTTACGGTATTGTGTG TGCTGCAGTCAATTCAGAGACTCAAGAAGAAGTTGCAATCAAGAAGGTCAGCAAGGCATTTCATAACCGAATAGACGCCAAAAGAATACTCCGTGAAATCAAACTACTTCGCCACATGAACCATGACAAT TATTTCCTTTATCAAATATTACGAGGCTTGAAGTACATTCACTCCGCCAATGTGCTGCACCGTGATCTGAAACCAAGCAACTTGTTATTGAACGCAAATTGTGACCTTAAAATCGCAGACTTTGGACTTGCCAGAACAACTTCTGAAACCGATTTCATGACAGAATATGTTGTCACCCGGTGGTATCGAGCACCAGAATTACTTTTGAATTGTTCAGAGTATACCGCGGCAATTGATATCTGGTCGGTTGGATGCATACTTGGGGAAATCATGACCCGAGAACCCCTTTTCCCCGGAAAGGATTATATTCATCAACTTAAACTTATTACTGAG CTCATAGGTTCACCCGATGATGCCAGTATAGGGTTCCTACAGAGTGACCATGCTCGAAGATATGTTAGACAGCTACCACAGCATCCGAAGCAATCTTTCACGGCTAAATTCCCAAATGCTTCTCCTATGGCTTTAGATTTACTAGATAAAATGCTCGTCTTTGATCCCAGCAAGCGAATAACAG TAAGTGAGGCACTCCGTCATCCCTACCTTGCCCCTCTACACGACATAAACGAAGAACCCGTTTGCCAACAACCcttcaattttgattttgagcATTCATCTTTCACCGAGGAGCACATCAAGGAGCTAATTTGGAGGGAGTCGGTGTTATTCAACCCGGATCCTCCTACGTATTAA